A region from the Acipenser ruthenus chromosome 49, fAciRut3.2 maternal haplotype, whole genome shotgun sequence genome encodes:
- the LOC117966379 gene encoding calcium homeostasis endoplasmic reticulum protein-like isoform X2, whose amino-acid sequence MEVPAPPEDQELRNVIDKLAQFVARNGPEFEKMTMEKQKENPKFSFLFGGEFFNYYRYKLAFEQQPLHCKQQDAPDPQPPLQTMAPPPIAAASPSLEELIQQSQWNLQQQEQHLHTLRQEQVSAAIVLATEQQTQKLLLETQLDMSEFDSLLQPIIDTCTKDAISAGKNWMFNNAKTPQHCELMVGHLRNRITVEGAHFELRLHLIYLMNDVLHHCQRKQQRDLLAALQKVVVPIYCTSFLAVEVDKQQKIARLLHLWEKNGYFDEATIQQLQSPALGLGQYQASVITEYAAVVQPVQLAFQQQIQTLKTQHEEFVSSIKQQQVVVAAAQLGVAESEGRPSTPGSAAARQPGDAKAALPLSGEYDAAEAGAQDPGAAPTAARAPGDPIPTSKPNWFDPPHGIAAWGPQQQQQPPFEQPPFPPSQAPPPCPPWNSHEGLWNEQRDPNWNSQREATPWSSQSDSSWSNQYDTPWSNQPDQPPWGQREAPFRMQRPQHFRGPFPPHQQPPQFNQPPHPHNFTRFPPRFMQDDFPPRHHFDRPPYPPHRFDYPQGDFPGELGPPHHHPGHRIPPPGIGEHPPWGGPTHPDFGGPPPHGFNGQPPHMRRQGPAHVNHDDPSLVPNVPYFDLPAGLMAPLVKLEDHDYKSLDPKDIRLPPPMPPSDRLLAAVEAFYSPPSHDRPRNSEGWEQNGLYEFFRAKMRARRKKGQEKRNSARASLSHSRSQSRERSSSQSSSRSSKSSRSSSGSRSRSRSRSRSYSRSRSRSRSGSRSSRSGSQSRSGSRSRSHSPEKKKKRRSKSRSPTPPSTSGLGAAPAPIIPDQRLGEENKGHQMLMKMGWSGSGGLGVKEQGIQDPIKGGDVRDKWDQYKGVGVTLDDPYENYRRNKSYSFIARMKARDEVPVPQDPPDPPPQE is encoded by the exons ATGGAGGTGCCAGCGCCCCCGGAGG ATCAGGAGCTGAGGAATGTCATTGACAAGCTTGCTCAGTTCGTGGCTCGCAATGGGCCTGAATTTGAGAAGATGACTATGGAGAAGCAGAAAGAGAACCCCAAATTCTCTTTCCTTTTCGGAGGGGAATTTTTCAACTACTACAGATACAAACTTGCCTTCGAGCAACAGCCAC TGCATTGTAAGCAGCAGGATGCTCCAGACCCCCAGCCCCCATTGCAGACCATGGCTCCTCCGCCCATTGCAGCAGCCTCTCCATCCCTGGAAGAGCTCATCCAGCAGAGCCAGTGGAACCTGCAGCAACAAGAGCAGCATCTGCACACCCTCCGACAG gaACAAGTGAGCGCAGCGATTGTCCTGGCGACAGAGCAGCAGACACAGAAACTGCTGCTGGAGACTCAGCTGGACATGAGTGAATTCGACAGCTTGCTGCAGCCAATCATTGACACCTGCACTAAAGATGCTATTTCA GCTGGAAAGAACTGGATGTTTAACAACGCAAAGACTCCGCAGCACTGCGAGCTGATGGTTGGGCACCTCCGCAATCGCATCACAGTGGAGGGGGCGCACTTCGAGCTTCGCCTGCATCTCATCTATCTCATGAATGACGTTCTGCATCACTG CCAGAGGAAGCAGCAGCGAGACCTCCTTGCAGCCCTGCAGAAGGTGGTGGTTCCCATCTATTGCACCAGCTTCCTGGCAGTAGAAGTGGACAAGCAGCAGAAAATTGCAAGA CTCTTGCATCTCTGGGAAAAGAACGGTTACTTTGACGAGGCTACAATCCAGCAGCTGCAGAGTCCAGCTTTGGGACTGGGACAGTACCAG GCTTCAGTAATCACTGAGTATGCTGCAGTCGTGCAGCCTGTTCAGCTGGCCTTTCAGCAGCAGATTCAGACTCTGAAAACGCAGCATGAAGAGTTTGTTAGCAGTATAAAGCAGCAGCAGGTGGTGGTGGCGGCTGCGCAGCTGGGAGTAGCGGAGAGCGAGGGGAGACCTTCCACTCCAGGATCTGCTGCAGCAAGGCAACCAG GTGATGCCAAAGCAGCCCTGCCGCTTTCTGGGGAGTACGATGCTGCCGAGGCTGGGGCGCAGGATCCAGGAGCTGCACCCACAGCCGCCCGAGCGCCCGGCGATCCCATACCCACGTCCAAGCCAAACTGGTTCGACCCTCCGCACGGCATTGCAGCCTGGGGaccgcagcagcagcaacagccg ccGTTTGAGCAGCCTCCATTCCCGCCTTCCCAGGCCCCCCCACCATGCCCTCCGTGGAACAGCCACGAGGGGCTGTGGAACGAGCAGCGAGACCCCAACTGGAACAGCCAGCGCGAGGCCACACCCTGGAGCAGCCAGTCCGACTCCAGCTGGAGCAACCAGTACGATACCCCCTGGAGCAACCAGCCGGACCAGCCGCCCTGGGGGCAGCGGGAAGCCCCCTTCCGAATGCAGCGCCCCCAGCACTTCCGAGGCCCCTTTCCACCCCACCAGCAGCCCCCCCAGTTCAACCAGCCGCCCCATCCGCACAACTTCACCCGCTTCCCACCGCGCTTCATGCAGGATGACTTCCCTCCCCGCCATCACTTCGACAGGCCCCCCTACCCCCCGCATCGCTTCGACTACCCACAGGGAGACTTCCCTGGAG AACTGGGTCCACCGCACCATCACCCTGGACACCGAATCCCTCCCCCAGGGATTGGAGAGCACCCCCCCTGGGGCGGGCCCACGCACCCCGACTTCGGGGGGCCGCCGCCCCACGGGTTTAATGGGCAGCCTCCTCACATGAGGCGCCAGGGCCCTGCTCATGTGAACCACGATGACCCCAGCTTGGTGCCCAACGTTCCCTACTTTGATCTGCCAGCTGGGCTGATGGCTCCACTTGTAAAG CTTGAAGATCATGATTACAAGTCCTTGGATCCCAAAGATATCCGCCTGCCACCGCCCATGCCCCCCAGTGATCGGCTCCTAGCTGCTGTCGAGGCATTCTACAGCCCCCCATCGCACGACAGACCAAGGAACAG TGAGGGCTGGGAACAGAACGGCCTTTATGAATTCTTTAGAGCTAAAATGAGAGCGAGAAGGAAAAAGGGGCAGGAAAAACGAAACAG TGCTCGAGCCAGCCTCTCACACAGCCGATCCCAAAGCCGGGAGAGATCCTCCTCCCAGTCCAGCTCCAGATCTTCCAAGTCCTCACGCTCCTCCTCTGGATCTCGCTCCCGATCCCGTTCTCGCTCCCGATCCTACTCCCGCTCGCGATCCAG GAGCAGGAGTGGCTCCCGATCCTCCCGCAGCGGCTCTCAATCCAGATCTGGGTCTCGTTCTCGGTCCCACTCtccagagaagaagaagaagaggaggtcCAAGTCACGCAGTCCAACTCCACC ttCCACCTCTGGCCTTGGTGCTGCTCCTGCCCCCATAATACCAGATCAGAGGCTGGGAGAAGAGAACAAAGGACACCAGATGTTGATGAAGATGG GCTGGAGTGGTTCTGGTGGGCTGGGGGTCAAGGAGCAAGGAATCCAGGACCCAATTAAAGGAGGAGATGTGCGGGACAAATGGGACCAGTACAAAGGAGTGGGGGTGACCCTCGACGATCCTTATGAGAACTACAGAAGAAACAAAAGCTATTCATTCATTGCACGGATGAAGGCAAGGGATGAAG TTCCAGTGCCCCAGGATCCTCCAGACCCCCCGCCCCAGGAGTAG
- the LOC117966379 gene encoding calcium homeostasis endoplasmic reticulum protein-like isoform X1 has translation MEVPAPPEDQELRNVIDKLAQFVARNGPEFEKMTMEKQKENPKFSFLFGGEFFNYYRYKLAFEQQPHSTTHDCEEYKLEVHCKQQDAPDPQPPLQTMAPPPIAAASPSLEELIQQSQWNLQQQEQHLHTLRQEQVSAAIVLATEQQTQKLLLETQLDMSEFDSLLQPIIDTCTKDAISAGKNWMFNNAKTPQHCELMVGHLRNRITVEGAHFELRLHLIYLMNDVLHHCQRKQQRDLLAALQKVVVPIYCTSFLAVEVDKQQKIARLLHLWEKNGYFDEATIQQLQSPALGLGQYQASVITEYAAVVQPVQLAFQQQIQTLKTQHEEFVSSIKQQQVVVAAAQLGVAESEGRPSTPGSAAARQPGDAKAALPLSGEYDAAEAGAQDPGAAPTAARAPGDPIPTSKPNWFDPPHGIAAWGPQQQQQPPFEQPPFPPSQAPPPCPPWNSHEGLWNEQRDPNWNSQREATPWSSQSDSSWSNQYDTPWSNQPDQPPWGQREAPFRMQRPQHFRGPFPPHQQPPQFNQPPHPHNFTRFPPRFMQDDFPPRHHFDRPPYPPHRFDYPQGDFPGELGPPHHHPGHRIPPPGIGEHPPWGGPTHPDFGGPPPHGFNGQPPHMRRQGPAHVNHDDPSLVPNVPYFDLPAGLMAPLVKLEDHDYKSLDPKDIRLPPPMPPSDRLLAAVEAFYSPPSHDRPRNSEGWEQNGLYEFFRAKMRARRKKGQEKRNSARASLSHSRSQSRERSSSQSSSRSSKSSRSSSGSRSRSRSRSRSYSRSRSRSRSGSRSSRSGSQSRSGSRSRSHSPEKKKKRRSKSRSPTPPSTSGLGAAPAPIIPDQRLGEENKGHQMLMKMGWSGSGGLGVKEQGIQDPIKGGDVRDKWDQYKGVGVTLDDPYENYRRNKSYSFIARMKARDEVPVPQDPPDPPPQE, from the exons ATGGAGGTGCCAGCGCCCCCGGAGG ATCAGGAGCTGAGGAATGTCATTGACAAGCTTGCTCAGTTCGTGGCTCGCAATGGGCCTGAATTTGAGAAGATGACTATGGAGAAGCAGAAAGAGAACCCCAAATTCTCTTTCCTTTTCGGAGGGGAATTTTTCAACTACTACAGATACAAACTTGCCTTCGAGCAACAGCCAC ATTCTACTACACACGATTGTGAAGAGTATAAGTTGGAAG TGCATTGTAAGCAGCAGGATGCTCCAGACCCCCAGCCCCCATTGCAGACCATGGCTCCTCCGCCCATTGCAGCAGCCTCTCCATCCCTGGAAGAGCTCATCCAGCAGAGCCAGTGGAACCTGCAGCAACAAGAGCAGCATCTGCACACCCTCCGACAG gaACAAGTGAGCGCAGCGATTGTCCTGGCGACAGAGCAGCAGACACAGAAACTGCTGCTGGAGACTCAGCTGGACATGAGTGAATTCGACAGCTTGCTGCAGCCAATCATTGACACCTGCACTAAAGATGCTATTTCA GCTGGAAAGAACTGGATGTTTAACAACGCAAAGACTCCGCAGCACTGCGAGCTGATGGTTGGGCACCTCCGCAATCGCATCACAGTGGAGGGGGCGCACTTCGAGCTTCGCCTGCATCTCATCTATCTCATGAATGACGTTCTGCATCACTG CCAGAGGAAGCAGCAGCGAGACCTCCTTGCAGCCCTGCAGAAGGTGGTGGTTCCCATCTATTGCACCAGCTTCCTGGCAGTAGAAGTGGACAAGCAGCAGAAAATTGCAAGA CTCTTGCATCTCTGGGAAAAGAACGGTTACTTTGACGAGGCTACAATCCAGCAGCTGCAGAGTCCAGCTTTGGGACTGGGACAGTACCAG GCTTCAGTAATCACTGAGTATGCTGCAGTCGTGCAGCCTGTTCAGCTGGCCTTTCAGCAGCAGATTCAGACTCTGAAAACGCAGCATGAAGAGTTTGTTAGCAGTATAAAGCAGCAGCAGGTGGTGGTGGCGGCTGCGCAGCTGGGAGTAGCGGAGAGCGAGGGGAGACCTTCCACTCCAGGATCTGCTGCAGCAAGGCAACCAG GTGATGCCAAAGCAGCCCTGCCGCTTTCTGGGGAGTACGATGCTGCCGAGGCTGGGGCGCAGGATCCAGGAGCTGCACCCACAGCCGCCCGAGCGCCCGGCGATCCCATACCCACGTCCAAGCCAAACTGGTTCGACCCTCCGCACGGCATTGCAGCCTGGGGaccgcagcagcagcaacagccg ccGTTTGAGCAGCCTCCATTCCCGCCTTCCCAGGCCCCCCCACCATGCCCTCCGTGGAACAGCCACGAGGGGCTGTGGAACGAGCAGCGAGACCCCAACTGGAACAGCCAGCGCGAGGCCACACCCTGGAGCAGCCAGTCCGACTCCAGCTGGAGCAACCAGTACGATACCCCCTGGAGCAACCAGCCGGACCAGCCGCCCTGGGGGCAGCGGGAAGCCCCCTTCCGAATGCAGCGCCCCCAGCACTTCCGAGGCCCCTTTCCACCCCACCAGCAGCCCCCCCAGTTCAACCAGCCGCCCCATCCGCACAACTTCACCCGCTTCCCACCGCGCTTCATGCAGGATGACTTCCCTCCCCGCCATCACTTCGACAGGCCCCCCTACCCCCCGCATCGCTTCGACTACCCACAGGGAGACTTCCCTGGAG AACTGGGTCCACCGCACCATCACCCTGGACACCGAATCCCTCCCCCAGGGATTGGAGAGCACCCCCCCTGGGGCGGGCCCACGCACCCCGACTTCGGGGGGCCGCCGCCCCACGGGTTTAATGGGCAGCCTCCTCACATGAGGCGCCAGGGCCCTGCTCATGTGAACCACGATGACCCCAGCTTGGTGCCCAACGTTCCCTACTTTGATCTGCCAGCTGGGCTGATGGCTCCACTTGTAAAG CTTGAAGATCATGATTACAAGTCCTTGGATCCCAAAGATATCCGCCTGCCACCGCCCATGCCCCCCAGTGATCGGCTCCTAGCTGCTGTCGAGGCATTCTACAGCCCCCCATCGCACGACAGACCAAGGAACAG TGAGGGCTGGGAACAGAACGGCCTTTATGAATTCTTTAGAGCTAAAATGAGAGCGAGAAGGAAAAAGGGGCAGGAAAAACGAAACAG TGCTCGAGCCAGCCTCTCACACAGCCGATCCCAAAGCCGGGAGAGATCCTCCTCCCAGTCCAGCTCCAGATCTTCCAAGTCCTCACGCTCCTCCTCTGGATCTCGCTCCCGATCCCGTTCTCGCTCCCGATCCTACTCCCGCTCGCGATCCAG GAGCAGGAGTGGCTCCCGATCCTCCCGCAGCGGCTCTCAATCCAGATCTGGGTCTCGTTCTCGGTCCCACTCtccagagaagaagaagaagaggaggtcCAAGTCACGCAGTCCAACTCCACC ttCCACCTCTGGCCTTGGTGCTGCTCCTGCCCCCATAATACCAGATCAGAGGCTGGGAGAAGAGAACAAAGGACACCAGATGTTGATGAAGATGG GCTGGAGTGGTTCTGGTGGGCTGGGGGTCAAGGAGCAAGGAATCCAGGACCCAATTAAAGGAGGAGATGTGCGGGACAAATGGGACCAGTACAAAGGAGTGGGGGTGACCCTCGACGATCCTTATGAGAACTACAGAAGAAACAAAAGCTATTCATTCATTGCACGGATGAAGGCAAGGGATGAAG TTCCAGTGCCCCAGGATCCTCCAGACCCCCCGCCCCAGGAGTAG